Proteins from a single region of Pseudomonas quebecensis:
- a CDS encoding LysR family transcriptional regulator has translation MDLFQAMSVYVKVVETGSLTAAAHACGLSTTMVGNHLRALEQRLGVSLLKRTTRKQSLTEFGGQYYQRCLEVLGLVADSEQLAEQAHSDVPRGTLRITAPPAFGTERLAPALSEFSQRYPQIKLYVVLSNQRMDLVDSGFDVAIRLGELEPSSLIARPMQDYTITLCASPSYLARRGTPTRPEDLQQHDCLAFAYPSTDDWRNADKLWRMTGADGEVEIPVSGSLTINSSQALRQAAVQGMGIVMLPDALVQPDLHSGKLVALLTDYQLPSRPMHVLYGQDRYRLPKLRAFVDFVMEKWAR, from the coding sequence ATGGATCTGTTCCAGGCAATGTCGGTGTACGTAAAAGTGGTGGAGACCGGCAGTTTGACGGCGGCGGCCCACGCCTGCGGCCTGTCGACCACGATGGTCGGTAACCACCTGCGCGCCCTGGAACAGCGCCTGGGAGTCAGTCTGCTCAAGCGCACCACGCGCAAGCAGAGTCTCACGGAGTTCGGCGGCCAGTATTATCAACGCTGTCTGGAAGTGCTGGGGCTAGTGGCCGACTCCGAACAACTAGCCGAACAAGCCCACAGTGACGTGCCTAGAGGCACCTTGCGCATCACCGCCCCACCCGCCTTCGGCACCGAGCGCCTGGCGCCGGCGTTGAGCGAATTCTCCCAACGTTATCCGCAGATCAAGCTCTATGTGGTGCTCAGCAACCAGCGCATGGACCTGGTCGACAGTGGCTTCGACGTGGCGATCCGCTTGGGCGAGTTGGAACCGTCGAGCCTGATCGCACGGCCCATGCAGGACTACACCATCACCCTCTGCGCTTCGCCGAGCTACTTGGCGCGACGCGGCACGCCGACCAGGCCCGAAGACCTGCAACAACACGACTGCCTGGCATTCGCCTATCCGTCCACCGACGACTGGCGCAACGCCGACAAGCTCTGGCGTATGACGGGAGCGGACGGCGAAGTGGAAATCCCGGTGTCGGGATCGTTGACCATCAATAGCTCACAAGCCCTGCGCCAAGCGGCGGTGCAAGGCATGGGCATCGTGATGCTGCCCGATGCGCTGGTCCAGCCCGATCTGCACAGCGGCAAACTTGTGGCGTTGCTGACCGACTATCAATTGCCCAGCCGCCCCATGCACGTGCTGTACGGCCAGGATCGTTATCGCCTGCCCAAGTTGCGAGCGTTTGTCGATTTTGTGATGGAGAAATGGGCGCGCTAG